The Macrobrachium rosenbergii isolate ZJJX-2024 chromosome 12, ASM4041242v1, whole genome shotgun sequence region GAGGATATTTATAGAAGAAGTGATATAGCACGTGACCATCTAACTGAAAAATTGATTATAAACATCACCTGTGACAGTGAGGAGTCAGAAAGCGATGATTGAAGTAATTGCTGTACTTAAATGAATTGTTTAAAGTACCAATGACGAATGAATTTGTTATTTTGAGGTATTGTTTGATGTATCCAATGATGAAtcaatttgttttcctttgttgagTCAATGAAATGTTTGATgtatcaagatatatatttattttacctaaatatgtttacatataattgCGGCAAGTTTCCGATCTAAAAAGATTGATAGACTGGGTTATAACACACCGAAACTTATATTATCTGGATCAAAATATAAAGATGGCAATACTGACTTACTCAGTCAAGTTATCTACGATGAGCGAGCTGTCGGAATCAGCTGATCACTGAGTGGCTGCTTATCTGGAAATTTCATCTCCCCACTGCCATCATGCATATTTTATGGTGTCTTATGATTCATATAATCATTTAGCATATTTATAGGTATGCAATCGACAGTATATAAGTTATCATGAAACAAggcttgtattatttatttttattcaattcataTATAACATAATGTCCTGAAATAACGAATTGTTTATATTCgacaataattttgtttcttcgGCTTCGAttccctataatatatataaattctttttttcatactCCGAGTGACATTTTAATTCTATGACAGAATTTCTAACTCTAATTCTCCAATAATTAACATTTCACTTGGGAAATGGAAAGAGGTTTAtatcatatcaaaatattttctatgaaaatacggATAAGGACTCGAACTAATGAAGTGGGCGTATTTACAATCTGGCCATCACCGCCAACTAGCCAATAGATTCGCAATGACGTCATCGTATATTAGACAActgtgtgagcagcaataacccataagttcaaaattaactcactggtttttttcttgtaacattCCAAAGACAAGAAtcattcagatatattcattggcattagaaaagcaataaaagaaggcaagaaatgaaaataatcaaagttcCGTAAGTACATACCGACATGtaatcttcatttttccttctttgctgaGTCGCACTGGAAAGCCATGCTCcatatcttaatttcatttaacacAAAGGACACTGGGAACAATATTTAATTGAGTCTGATAAAAAACATGCTATTCGCATTAGGCTACCGCCCTCTTGTGGTTGCAGCCAATCGCATTCTCAAcggcgttttttttttgtttccaagaCAAGAATCATTCAGATATGCCAGACTACCGCCCTCTTGTGTGTTGCAGTGCGATCGagggataagaaaataaaactgactaGCTGGTAGGTTAGCTTGAATATTCTCAGTTGCTGTACACTTGCATACcattattttttactcatttttttcaaGACCATTTTATCACTGAATGGCACTTACGGATGCTCTATGAGCAAGCGCCGTGGTCTATAAGGGCAGTGTACAGTACAAATGACTGTGTGACACACCAAATTGAAACTAGACGTGATGACTATAAGAGCTCCCGAGTAAGATGGAATTCTTTAGACATTTCCGTTCAGCTCCGTTGTGCTTTTATTGAAccaggaatgaatatatatatatatatatatatatatatatatatatatatatatatatatatatatatatatatatatatatatatatatatatacatttttatatatatgtatatattatacatatatatacatatatataatacatatatataacggtATATATCTTTTAATGTCTCAAGCTAAACTTGACAAAACACTATGCAAATAAGCTATTGCGACGTAAACATTATGAAAAGAGGAACATCATGGACCATGCATTAAAAGCACATTGTGTATCTCgatgaaaagagagaggggaaaaaattaacaagaggAGATTACCAACCATTTTTAAACGTAGTTTTTCTGGACATCCTCCTGAACGGAATAGCCAACGGGGGTTCGCATCCTGGTTGTCGCTTACCGTCATTTGGATAAAAATCCACGTGACCCACTGGCTGTCGCAGTCCAAAACCTTGACCTGACGCGAGATGGAGAGAATCACAACAGAAATATTACACTGTTTTTATATCTAAGTTGTTAAAAGATAAACCGAATAACTCGTTTTTCACGAAAAgagattttctgtaatttttccagtATATCAAATTAAGAACTTGAAAACAGGTACTACTCCAGAAACATGATTTCTTAGAGTCTACTTATCTCTTTAACACTGATGTTATCGTTCCTTTTCATTCTGACAATTTAAACAGCATTTCTCAAAGAATCTGATGTAAATTAGGAAAAGtgcaaacagacagagagagagagagagagagagagagagagagagagagagagagagagagagttgttaagAAGTTCTGTTTCACAGCTGACCTAGGTTACTTATTATTAGCACTCAGTCATCAAGTCCTTATCATCCCTctccattttatgtattttttatgtattgccATATGAACGTGCAAATAACTTTAATAATAGTTACCAATATTAAAGATAGAGCCCGAGTCAGTATGAATGACGTCCACAAAATTGGCATCAGATGGATCAAGACGAACTGTATTCGGAAGGTGCTGGAAGAAAGGCTCAGCAGGATCTAGGCCCGTTATTCTACCCAGACCAGGAATCTTCTCTCCTACATATCCTGGACAATAAATCTAAAAGTTAATCATTCTGGGcatgtaacaaaaacaaatattatacaAGAAAAGACTAATGTGCTTAAGCCAGCTTGAAACCATAAATTAAGTATAGAAACTTGCAACCGATTAGTGATGTTAATGAACATCATATAATGGACCTAAATTACCCATTTTCCTCAAAGTAAAAtagaatcttgaaaaaaaaaacaatttttctgattttcaattcagGAAACATTACACAAGAAAAGATTAATATTGTGACACCACCTTCAAACATATATTTCAAAGCCAGATGCTCACCTGCTATGTGGGACCCTAGGGAATGACCAATGAGATGAATGTCTGCAGGATTAAGACCCATATTGTCCCGAAGCCATTTCAAAAAGTGAGCAATTTCCAGACCGACAAGAAGAGAGTTCGCCACAGCTCTGTTGTAGAGGACGAAGGACCCATCTGTCCAGTCTATCCATATTATGTTGACGTCGTAATTGCCCAAGAAGGCCTTTGACATATCCTGATGCATGAAAGAACAATGGAACGTTTTAATAATATAACGATTTTAATGTTACTTTAATGAGGCATTTTCCTGTCTTAGAGGAACGAATCTTCTTAGGATGCCTGTTAAAGGTTGATTACAAATGCAAGTTTCCTATGTGACTATCAATCGTCAAAATCATCGAAGTGTCATAAACTTGCCTATGAGAAGTAGTTTGTGAAAACGTCAAGTTTCCTCAGCCAttcatgtcttttctttgttttaataaacCTAGCTGAAGAAGGCTTCTTCAGTAAGCAACAAGTTTTTTCCTAGCGAggattattattgtgattttgtCAATTTACCTCCATGAAGGGCATGTCCCTGCCGTTCGAAAAGCCGTGAATAATAACTTTCGTATTCCTGTTGGGCTTAAACGACGACTCCTTGGCCTTCCTGACATCATTCCAAGGAACAACCACTCCCACGGGATCTTCCTTTGATGTTATCTTGAAGGTAACTCTTACGTCTTCCCTTTTCCCTGGAGCTAAGTTTAATGGCCGGTGAATGGGGTGGTAAAAGTCCCTGCTAATAACGATGCATCCCAATTCTCCGTAGCAATAAGTATTCGATGCATCTGCAGTTGTgcctgagagaaaaataaattgagttaGGGCTGTTATTCAAAGTGATACTGACATGACTATGTGTCGGCAATCTTACAGAGACTTTAAATCATGTTGATGAAAAGtcacttaaaaatataattttcatggttCGAATTGTTCTTTTATCAGTACAAAAATCAAGAGAAGAAAGTCACTTAAATATCTCTTCAGTAATTATTAGTCAAACTTATGTCAGGAGTTAAATGAAATCTTGTCATAATAACAGGTCGATTGGTATTGCTGAGGACTATTTCCAGTAAGGGTTGGTCTGGAGAAGCTTTACTGCATACAATTTTAAAACAATAGCTAATAATCTTGTATTGGCTATGCAATTTCATATACTTTTCAGTTACATTTCTCAggaataatgaaaagtttttcgTATTTTCTCCCCTTTAATATTTCATAGCAGTCAGCTGTTtccatatgaagaaataaaaacatatacaaacgGCGCTGAAAACTTTCAAACATTAGACAGACGACCCTTACCATCTCTGCTTTGGGCCGTGGCATCTCGGGGCTGAAAAATAGGCGCCAGGATCGCCTGAAGGGTGTTCCTCAGAGCGCGTCCCACTTCGGGGAGGCCTTTCAGGACCTCCATAGCAGTACTGCCAAAGATTTCATGACCCTGAGCTCCTCGCAAACCGAGACTCACAACGAGGAAAGCCATCAGACACAGCCTTCTCAGCCAAGCCTCCTGCTTACCTGGTCCTGAGGGCAGAGGCATTACCATGATAAACTTTAaatgcagcaaaaataaaatcattatggaCTGGAAAGAAtatttgcaagatttttttaaaaagaagtgaCCAAGCAAGTAAAcggaaatgtatgtatgtatggagagtCTGCCCcttccatgtttatatatatatatataaatttgttgtgaatatatatatatatatatatatatatatatatatatatatatatatataagtttatatatatatatatatatatatatatatatatatataaaatgaaagtttaacaGTTTAACAGAAAAGAGTTCATTTAGAGTAAATAAAGGGAAGGAAGTTTAAGGAGGAAAGCTTTAGAAGTGCAGCTATAATcgtaagtttaaaagaaaaatcaaaacatttctgTCAACTGGCTTGGTGTATGAGGTCTTTTAGGTTGGcaagttttaattaaataaaaatataaactattcGGCAACTTCAATATTATGCAACCGGAAATACTCGGTAGCAATTCAGAAAGCTTGCCAAGTATATCTATAAGACATTATAAAAATGACACTTGGAAGCGTGAATGTATTTTCTTAAGTATCGAAATTATTTTATACcggtatataaataatatcttatatatatatatatatatatatatatatatatatatatatatatatatatatatatatatatatatatatatatatatatatatatatttatatataatagacatatatatttggGCAAAGGACACTTTAACATTTCCTATTTACCAATGATTCTTCAACccgttttaaaataaacaaaattaaaaaataagcaaaaatttaaaaatagtgagcaagaaatctctctctctctctctctatctctatatatatatatatatatatatatatatatatatatatatatatatatatatatatatatatatatatatatatatatatatatatatatacatactctctctctctctctctctatgtataaaatgataaatgcaaaAGTAGTTTATGAGCGTTACCACAATGATTGCTATTGAAAAGAAATGCTATTTTGTTCCATGtcttcagtttcctttctttctttaattgcaAGTTTCGAATGAATGGAAGGAAGAAACAAGCcccatgaaatttaaaataaaaaaacataagctCACAAAATAATAAAGGTCGGCTCATCGAGTTTCGCTTTAGGAAAAGGTGGTCGAGTGAACGGGAGAAACCCAGTCCAAATTGCAACAAGTTCTACTAAAGAtgggttacaaaaaaaaaaaaaaaaaaaaaaaaaaaacattgttttcgcATCATCACCAAGGTACATCTGCACCGTTCTTGTCCCTTTTTTGGTTACTGTTTTTGTTACGCTCTCCATGATCAAAATCAGCTTTCTATGTCTACACATTCAAGATTTGCCTCGAGGTAAACAGATCATTCACGTGTGTTTGTTTTATCTATTATAATGAAACGAATCAAAGAGAGGTTTCGATTACAGTGATGAACAATACATAGCAATAAGCGATGCCCAGATAAGAGAAATTAGTAGGAGGACTCTCTCAGTAAAGGCAAAGGAAAGAATGGAAAGGGACAAGTATATGTCGTTTTCATCCGCCTGGGGAGTAACTTTGTACAAGTATATGTCGTTTTCAACCCCTGGGGAGTAACTTCGCTGATCAGCAGCGATCTCTTGAACCAGTGACAATCAGACTCTTCACTTAGTTCACTTATGGatttaactataaaataaatgaaggaaaacccTCACGATGATGCTTAAATAGTGGTATCTTTAGTGTCAAGATTTTCCGGAAATATAACCCCTGCTGGGAACTTGTATGTGTTCGTGCAAGTGAAAGAAGACCTCGAGGAATGCCTAGTATTGAATGTCTTGCGAAATGACAAGAGTGAATCTAAACAGAAGAAGATCATTTGCATAGTTCACGAGACTTCTGTTTCAAGCTTCACTTCTTTTTATCATTCTAACTGAAATGTGAAATGGCTTTCCcgtcttagttttctgtagaagaaaactactgtgccgactttgtctgtccgttcgcattttattctgtccgcactttttcaatccgccctcagatcttaaaaactactgaggctagagggctgcaaattggcattttgatcatccaccctccaatcatcaaacataccaaattgcagccctctagcttcagtagtttttagtttatttaaggttaaagctaggcatgatcgcgcgtctggcacctcatcagcacaggccaccacggccggctgagagtttcatgggccgtggctgagaggttcatacagcattatacgctgtataaacaactcgattgcgccgtagaaacttcggtgcatttttttacttattgtctATTAGAATCAATACTTTTTCGTCATGTTCTTTCGGGCTGTGAACCCAATGATGGtagagataaaagaaagagagacaggatATATTAGAGTTGCATAGCAGGTACAATAGGGTTTCAGTGACAAGGTACCTGTCTGCAACATTCAGTGATCGTTGACGGGAAAttagtttataaaattaaaattgagtCTTACAAAATTTCCTTTACTTTACCCGTCTTCTGGAAGGCCAGTTGATTTTGAAAATACCTcttaatattaaatttgttttaaaatttacgcAAATCTTACAACGAGGTGCCTTTGCATATAATATTACTAGGTGCTATATGCatacaccatacatatatatatatatatatatatatatatatatatatatatatatatatatatatgtgtgtgtgtgtgtgtgtgtgtgtgtgtgtgtgtatatatatatatatatgtttatttttctatctatatatctatttatctatctgtctatctatatatatgtatatatatatatatatatatatatatatatatatatatgtgtgtgtgtgtgtgtgtgtgtgtgtgtgtgtgtgtgtatatatatatatatatatatatatatatatatatatatatatatatatatatatatatatatatatatatatatatatatatatatatatatacatatatgtgtgtgtgtgtgtggtgtgtgtgtatatacatatatatatatatatatatatatatatatatatatatatatatatatatatatatatatatgtgtgtgtgtgtgtgtgtgtgtgtgtgtatactatatatatatatatatatatatatatatatatatatatatatatatatatatatatatatatatgtgtgtgtgtgtgtgtatactgtatatatatagatagatataactcaTTTTCTACGAGAATTACATCGCTCCTaagacataaacatataaattaataagaCACGTAGTGGTgctttaattgaaaattttgaagCATCCTAACTTTTTCCTCTAGAAAGttctaattaaaatataaaatcatataaacatttattattttatggtcGTACATTTTCTATGGCCTCATTTTCTCCAGTTAGTGTTAGCAATTTAATAAACTTAAAGTGATGAAATCTCTGACAGCTGTTTCGTTATGTACTTCGTAGGGACATCGGTGAGTGTTTACTACATGAGCGGATTCATCTAACGGTCTAAGATCCACTGACTTTATTCTACCACAAAAAGATCCAAACCTCAACATTCCGGTTCCTGCCTGCCAGGCTATACCAAAAATAttggtgaagattttttttataagcctTCATTTAGTATAACTGGGGGCAGGGTAGTAGTACATCTAGAAAACaggatttatcattttatttctaaaacaaaagTTATAGTTATAAAGAAGTGTAAGGCAACACATTCCTAAACGTCTGGCAATGCCAATGATTATCACTTTGTCTGAAGATGCCCTCAGGCCAAGATGAAGACGTCGCCCAAATCATGGAAAAAAAACTTCAGTGTCCTTGATATGAGCTCTGCCATGTCTTCTAAATGAAGGAGTTAGGTGCGACGGAAAACGGTAATACACTGTTACACAAAGGAGTGGGATGCAGATTTATGCAGacacatcacatacatacacaactatatatatatatatatatatatatatatatatatatatatatatatatatatatatatatatatatatatatatatatacatatatatatatacatatatatatatatatatatatatatatatatatatatatatatatatatatatgtgtgtgtgtgtgtgtgtgtgtgtgtgcaagtgtgtgcgtacatatgttttttttctataagcCCCCACTAAAATAACTGGGGCAGGCTACTAGTACATGTAGAAAAAGgatttaccattttatttctaaaaaaggTCAAAGTTGTAGAGAATTTTCAGGCAACACATTCCTAAACGTCTTGCAACGCTAATGATCATCACTTTGCTAGAGGGTGCCCTCAGGCCAAAATGAAGACGTCGCccaatcatgaaaaaaaaacttgaatgtcTTTGATATGACCTCTGGGACCATGTACTCTAGATGAAGGAGTCAGGTACGACGGATTGCATAGGAAAGgatttttaaagtataaataactACAATACACTATTACACATAGGAGTAGGAGTAAGATGAAAATTTACTGTATGTAGAAacatcatacacatacacatatatacatatgtatatacacatatatacatatacacatatatatatatgtatatacatatatgtatgtataatacattatatacacacatgtatatatatatatatgtatatatatataatatatttatatatatatgtactcatatcacccatatgtatatatatatacatatatgtatacttatatatatatatatatatatatatatatatatatatatatatatatatatatatatatatgtgtgtgtgtgtgtgtgattatatatatatatgtatataaatatgtatatacatatgtatatatgtgtatgtgtgtgtgtgtgtgtgtatgatgtttCTACATACAGTAAATTTTCATCTTACTCCTACTCCTATGTGTAATAGTGTATTGtagttatttatacttttaaaaaatcctttccTATGCAATCCGTCGTACCTGACTCCTTCATCTAGAGTACATGGTCCCAGAGGTCATATCAAGgacattcaagttttttttttcatgattggGCGACGTCTTCATTTTGGCCTGAGGGCACCTCTAGCAAAGTGATGATCATTAGCGTTGCAAGACGTTTAGGAATGTGTTGCCTGAAAATTCTCTAcaactttgactttttttttagaaataaaatggtaaatcCTTTTTTCTACATGTACTAGTAGCCTGCCCCCAGTTATTTTAGTGGGGGCTTAtagaaaataaacatatgtacgcacacacgcatacaaacacacacacacacacacacacacacacacacacacacacacatatatatatatatatatatatatatatatatatatatatatatatatatatatatatatatatatatatatatatatatatgtatgtatatattagacaAATGTTGCTATGGCAAAATGCTCTTCTTTCCATTGGCAAATATCTACGatgtaacaaaaaatattcaaaagacaaCGGGACTGCCCtaccatcgctctctctctctctctctctctctctctctctctctctctctctctctctctctctctctctcgccaaggCGGTAACGGTTGCAAAAAGAGGAAAATCAAAGGTCGTGCTGCTTCCAATGCTAGggtattttattctttgttatatttatgtttcgttgtatgttttatttataactgaaatttattCGTAGGctgattttcttcacttttttaagTTTTGAGTACATGCCGGTTTTATCTATATCAGATTTCTTCGTTTGTTGACAATTTTGAAACCttgggttttgagagagagagagagagagagagagagagagagagagagagaattctttcagTAAATATGTACAGCAACGTTTCAATGGAGCAAAATGTCTACCTGCGCAGCCACCATGCTCTTGACAATTTAATAAAAGGCTGAACCCGGAATTCACAAGTTTGTAACATCTTCAGATAGCTATGCAGACGTACGCTTAAATGGGCGCAAGAAACGCTCACGCCCGATGACTGAAAAACTGAACTTGTCTGTTCAGAGTTGTTTGCGGTTTACGTACAGTATAAAACTTCCATTACCAGGGGTGTTTACAGCTAATTAAACTTGAATGCTTTATAACACCTAACGGGCCCCCACTCCTTCCCTTCCTCGTTTTATCGTATTTATgcctatttatctttttatccatCTGTGTATCTGCCTGTCAAAAAAATAGCAATTCAAATGTATCCCCAACGATGACTATGTTTTATAGAAAATGTGGTAATTTAGGACTTTGCAGGAAACACTGAAATTTCAGAGTTGATTATTTCGTGGTTACTGGGAAAGGGAGGCTAACGGACATGGTATgcaagtgaaaggagaaagaaagtcGAGAGCCTCCGTATGAGAGCGTTAAGTTGTTCTGCGATCTTGGTACAGACAGGGAATAAgggaaaagaatacaaaaaagggTGTTACCTTTTCTAGCAATGCATCAAATTACCAGCACATTAATGTTGCCCTGTATTCAAAGAATTGTATTGTTTATGCCAACCGTTTACGTAAGGGAAATTTTGACAGTTTGGACTAAAGTCTTCATATTTTTAGAGAAAACAATTTAAGCGTAATTTccaaaggatatgttgataattACAAAGCTAATGATGCATTTCTGAATACCAAGAAAACTTATAGATCCTGCTGTAGCCACCTGTCATGACACTTCATTCTAGTCACTTAGtttcagattaagctggccttatactAACATGGGCACATTCTTTTATAGCGGCCCGTTAGTGAAGATAGTAATGTAAAGTGAATAAAGATGCCTTGTAAGGCTATCAGAACCCGAGCCTCATCGGTcgtaaaaattaagataattgatCTCCATAGTGCATTTAAGGGGATTTTACATTCGAATTATTcgatagaaaaacaaaatttcagacAACAGAAAAAATCAAACTGTTTCCGTATTAGAAAATGTAATAATTCCTGATATCTTCACAGCTATATCCGCTCCATTATAAAATCACTCAAAACACTCTCAACGTGGATTTGCTTCCAAGCTTACTCACCCATGATGAAAACAGAACACCTTGCTCTCGTCCACGACAGGTTAGGTCCAACTGCAGATTTTATTTacctgctctatatatatatgcaaaacaacaAAGACAGATTTCAGGATAACTTTGTGTGTTTTACACACTTCCGGATCTTCAGGGACTCTAGAGTTGAAAATCATTATTGTTTGACACAGGAAACAAGCCGTACAAGGCTAACGGATCTGTTCCGAGAGTGCGGTTCTTGCGTGCGTTGGGAAAAGACAGACCCTGTCGACGTAGGTGTGATGTCAAAGGCGGGAATTATATTTGAGTAATGTCTGTTGTTGGAAGGGTGCTGGCACATAAGGGCAGACAATATTATAACACACTACAAATGCTGTTGCTTTACTCTTCAGATATCTTTATCACATTGTAACATGTAATAGTCAATTACTGTAGATTTGGAACACGCAAACgtacgcgcgcacacatacacacacacacgcgtacgtTGGGTGTGCGTGTGCTTTTATACAGATGTCTGTTTTAGTTTTACTGATGCTTCGCTGTCACGAAGCTGCCTTGACTTTCATATCTTGACTAGAATAAAATGCATGTCTGTTGCTGAATCAGTCAGAACTTAATCATCAATCGACGAATTTAGCTGACTAATATAAAAAACTGCTCAAACGATTTATACAAGAGACCAAGTTACGTCGTGTttctttttacttgcttttaattaacttgacttctgcgtctgtctgtctgtcagtctgtttgggccaaatcttgtaactcagttttcgacctcctcccttcgtccgatgggcttgaaattttacatggttactcagtcccaatgacaatacaatcttacatgatcagtaggtcagcagtgatcTCTATTGACCTTACAGTGACCTCCCCCAGTAATTCAGTATCTGTATGAAACTTTTCGGATtgttcataccttctttgactcggtagaataagttaataactacggatttttcaaactttctttggctcgacaggatatcatgTTCAATTTCTTCAATTTCActttacaatttctgtcaaaactaaaaagtataaaagaaaaaattaaattttttcaacacgcttttattaaaatgcactaaaaatacaaaataatttttttcagacactcaaaaaattattttgtactttttagtgtattttaataaaagagtgtttttttttaaccctcgTAACGGAAAACGATGTGATTCAAATATTAACCTTCAAGAACTGGAGGTCATTTATGATGTAACAAGACACGATGCACCTGATACGCTAGATTCCAGCATTCATGCCACATGAGGTTTTGGTTAGCAACAATACCGGCCACAAGACGCGTGGCCTCTCACTGGTATCGTTGACAACATGAAGTTTATAAGTAATATCCAAGGATTATCTGAGAGCGAATTAAAATTGAAGTTTAACTTTAGTATCAAATCATATTCTTTTACAAAACTGGTAACATTATTGATCAGCTATTGGTTGCACatagaaactagtaaaaaatgcgtcgaagtttcctcggcgaaatcgagttttccgtacagcgtataatgctgtatgaaactctcaaccatggcccatgaaactttcagccacggcccggtggtggcctgggttgttggcacctattagggtgccagacgcacgatcatggctgactttaatgttaaataaaattaaaactactggggtcagaggggtgcaatttggtatgtttgatg contains the following coding sequences:
- the LOC136844137 gene encoding pancreatic lipase-related protein 2-like, which produces MFLLSSHNKFGPGKQEAWLRRLCLMAFLVVSLGLRGAQGHEIFGSTAMEVLKGLPEVGRALRNTLQAILAPIFQPRDATAQSRDGTTADASNTYCYGELGCIVISRDFYHPIHRPLNLAPGKREDVRVTFKITSKEDPVGVVVPWNDVRKAKESSFKPNRNTKVIIHGFSNGRDMPFMEDMSKAFLGNYDVNIIWIDWTDGSFVLYNRAVANSLLVGLEIAHFLKWLRDNMGLNPADIHLIGHSLGSHIAGYVGEKIPGLGRITGLDPAEPFFQHLPNTVRLDPSDANFVDVIHTDSGSIFNIGQGFGLRQPVGHVDFYPNDGKRQPGCEPPLAIPFRRMSRKTTFKNGSSHFFVARNTAESNVFCIIRHLGKCLSCGVDGTGCALMGLHADTWRGAATGKEGVQLFTSAGTAPSFCRYHYQIVVELGDLPGTGRDRMGKLHTTFIDGDGRKMAFDLTSKHPKQFTSRNHYSFFLEHPENFGDVREVQVKWEMTRRGSKSTQTSLSLQKIAIRNVDTYPLKESVSRQGRSESSFFFCERSGVPVTIAHQETVTLKVSSNCFGSN